One window of Nostoc sp. C052 genomic DNA carries:
- a CDS encoding S-layer family protein has protein sequence MRAIAFLFTSGSLTQGILLLAILLWSRCAIAQVTSDNTLNTTVSQSGNNFTITNGSAANSNLFHSFQQFSVPTGGSVTFNLANTPNISTIFSRVTGGNISHIDGLIQTINSSNPISMLLINPSGIIFGANAQLNIGGSFIATTANSIKFVDGVEFSAINSQASPLLSINVPIGLQLGNNPASITVQGTGHSLSNPSGLTLAPLARIPSATKLQVKPGNTLALVGGDLYLNGATLSAERGRVELGSVRGAGLVNLIPTAQGYTLGYGDVQSFDDIQLAQRSLLDISGVNAGSVQIQGRQIQFTDGSLVLAQNFGNLPGGDIHLQATEAIDLIGTTTDGTILSGIRSEALGIAASGNISVVTPQLTLKSGAGLNSTTLGKASSGNIHIDATAIELSGFSPANPANITTINTATLGTGKAGDVFINGNSLLISNGGSLSSVTFGSGTSGKVTIHNTNTTVTGESPSGLYSNISSITFATGNAETLTLDTAKLQILDGGAIAATAFFVGNGGDLSINATESIAISGQGRASNSSINASTLRPDPLLRQRFGLPDILTANAGTVSITTPKLTLTDSGTVSVTSQGRGNGGNININADTIQLNHQGFIQAQTESGNGGNIALSASSLLFLRDNSLISSTAGGLGNGGNISINAPIIVGSGNSDIIANAVQGKGGNIQITTQGIFGLKFRTQLTPDNDITASSQLGVNGNVQINTIGVDPNSGLVELPVNVIDPSQQITTGCASNQGSRFVATGRGGVPQNPNQEVTSDRTWSDIRDLSAYRKMGENNAQILVLPEVIVEATTWHRNAQGNIELIADTSSAQVQQPLTCAALKRS, from the coding sequence ATGAGAGCGATCGCTTTTCTATTCACAAGTGGGTCATTAACTCAAGGAATACTGTTACTTGCGATACTCCTTTGGAGTCGCTGCGCGATCGCTCAGGTGACATCTGATAACACCCTCAATACTACTGTCTCTCAAAGTGGTAATAACTTTACCATTACTAACGGTAGTGCCGCCAATAGTAATCTCTTTCACAGTTTCCAGCAGTTTTCGGTTCCCACTGGCGGTTCAGTTACCTTTAATTTAGCGAACACGCCCAACATTTCCACCATCTTTAGCCGTGTGACTGGTGGTAATATATCTCACATTGATGGCTTAATTCAGACAATTAATAGCAGCAATCCCATTAGTATGTTGTTGATCAACCCTAGTGGGATAATTTTTGGAGCTAATGCTCAACTGAACATCGGCGGTTCATTTATTGCTACAACTGCTAACAGTATTAAATTTGTTGATGGTGTTGAGTTTAGCGCCATTAATTCTCAAGCTTCCCCGTTATTGAGTATCAATGTTCCCATTGGGTTGCAACTGGGCAACAATCCCGCATCAATCACCGTTCAAGGCACTGGACACTCCTTGAGCAATCCCAGTGGACTGACTCTGGCTCCCCTGGCTCGAATTCCCAGTGCGACAAAACTGCAAGTAAAGCCGGGAAATACCCTAGCTTTAGTGGGTGGCGACCTATATCTAAATGGGGCAACCTTGAGCGCTGAAAGAGGGCGAGTTGAATTGGGTAGTGTAAGGGGTGCAGGATTAGTCAACCTGATACCAACTGCACAAGGCTATACATTGGGATATGGTGATGTACAAAGCTTTGACGATATTCAACTGGCACAGCGATCGCTATTAGATATCAGCGGGGTGAATGCAGGCTCCGTGCAAATTCAGGGTAGGCAGATTCAATTTACTGATGGCTCTCTGGTGCTGGCGCAAAATTTCGGCAATCTCCCTGGCGGTGACATTCACCTCCAGGCTACGGAGGCCATTGATTTGATTGGTACAACAACTGATGGCACAATTTTAAGCGGGATACGTAGTGAAGCTCTGGGTATCGCAGCTAGTGGGAATATCAGCGTCGTTACTCCCCAGCTAACCCTCAAGTCGGGAGCGGGGTTGAATAGCACAACCCTTGGAAAAGCTTCCAGTGGAAATATTCACATCGATGCAACTGCGATCGAACTGTCTGGCTTTTCGCCCGCTAATCCTGCTAATATTACCACCATTAATACTGCCACATTAGGTACTGGAAAAGCTGGTGATGTTTTCATCAATGGTAACAGTCTACTAATATCAAACGGTGGCTCACTTTCTTCGGTTACTTTTGGCAGCGGCACTAGCGGTAAAGTGACAATTCACAACACCAACACGACGGTGACGGGAGAAAGCCCTTCTGGACTTTACAGCAATATTAGCTCAATTACATTTGCAACCGGAAATGCCGAAACCTTAACACTAGATACTGCCAAATTGCAAATTCTGGATGGGGGAGCAATTGCCGCCACCGCATTTTTTGTCGGAAATGGGGGAGATTTGAGCATCAATGCAACTGAATCGATCGCAATCAGTGGTCAAGGTCGGGCAAGTAATAGTAGTATTAACGCCTCCACCCTCCGACCCGATCCGTTATTGCGGCAGCGATTTGGTCTGCCAGATATACTCACAGCCAATGCTGGTACTGTGAGCATTACCACACCGAAGTTGACGCTGACGGATAGCGGGACAGTCAGTGTCACCAGTCAAGGCAGGGGAAATGGTGGCAATATTAACATCAATGCAGATACCATCCAATTAAATCATCAAGGGTTTATCCAGGCACAAACGGAATCTGGTAATGGTGGCAATATTGCATTATCCGCCAGCAGCCTGTTGTTTCTACGGGACAATAGTCTGATTTCATCAACAGCTGGCGGCTTAGGGAATGGGGGTAATATCAGCATCAATGCACCTATCATCGTCGGCTCAGGAAATAGCGATATTATTGCTAATGCAGTGCAAGGCAAGGGTGGTAATATCCAAATCACCACCCAAGGCATCTTTGGACTAAAATTCCGCACTCAACTCACCCCTGACAATGATATTACGGCGAGTTCACAGTTAGGTGTGAATGGAAATGTGCAAATCAATACCATTGGCGTCGATCCAAATTCTGGTTTAGTGGAACTGCCAGTAAATGTAATTGATCCATCGCAGCAAATTACCACAGGCTGCGCCAGCAATCAAGGCAGCCGTTTTGTGGCAACGGGACGGGGTGGTGTGCCGCAAAATCCCAATCAGGAAGTCACGAGCGATCGCACTTGGTCTGATATCCGCGATCTCTCTGCATACCGTAAAATGGGTGAGAACAATGCTCAAATCCTCGTATTACCGGAGGTGATCGTTGAGGCTACAACTTGGCATCGCAACGCCCAGGGCAACATTGAGTTAATTGCAGATACATCTTCTGCTCAGGTGCAACAACCATTAACCTGTGCTGCGCTTAAGAGGAGTTAA
- a CDS encoding DUF1338 domain-containing protein, translated as MTNKIALNLWKLLWQEYSARVNHARTYQQMITAAGGTVANDHIAFRSLRLLVDTPQDQVNLGIDYLAQLAEALGYVAAGEYTFAQTHLYARHYRHPQQEEFNLPKLFLSELIVDELPTNIAQLISKTVSSIPKELISPLIILQKDRNIETIAKELQQVFTRPWQLPQRSVVEEVNQVTQYGAWVLLHGYAVNHFTGYVNGQNTPEYPDIDTTASALANLGVPMKAEIEGNITCGLRQTATQAVTEMVTVLDDNSGAEIQIPWTYAYYEIAQRYLVEVESGKQVLFDAFLGNNAQQLFEMTRLSKSG; from the coding sequence ATGACAAATAAAATAGCCCTGAATTTATGGAAATTACTTTGGCAAGAATACAGCGCCAGGGTAAATCATGCCCGTACTTACCAGCAAATGATTACTGCTGCGGGTGGGACTGTCGCCAACGACCACATTGCCTTTCGGTCATTGCGTTTATTAGTAGATACTCCACAAGATCAAGTTAACTTGGGAATTGACTACCTTGCACAACTTGCAGAAGCTTTAGGTTACGTGGCGGCTGGAGAGTATACTTTTGCTCAAACTCATTTGTACGCCCGTCATTATCGTCATCCACAGCAAGAGGAATTTAACTTACCCAAGCTGTTTCTCAGCGAGTTGATTGTCGATGAATTGCCTACTAATATTGCCCAACTCATCTCTAAAACAGTATCTTCAATCCCAAAGGAACTGATCTCACCCCTGATTATTCTACAAAAAGACAGGAATATTGAAACCATCGCCAAAGAACTCCAGCAAGTCTTTACCCGCCCTTGGCAACTTCCCCAGCGTTCTGTTGTCGAAGAGGTAAATCAGGTTACTCAATATGGCGCTTGGGTGTTGCTGCACGGATATGCTGTCAACCATTTTACAGGCTATGTCAACGGTCAGAATACTCCAGAATATCCAGACATTGATACTACTGCCAGTGCTTTGGCTAACCTGGGTGTACCAATGAAAGCAGAGATAGAAGGAAATATTACTTGTGGTTTGCGACAAACTGCAACTCAAGCAGTCACAGAAATGGTGACGGTATTAGATGATAACAGTGGGGCAGAAATTCAGATTCCTTGGACTTACGCCTATTATGAAATTGCCCAGCGCTATCTAGTAGAAGTGGAATCTGGAAAGCAAGTACTTTTTGATGCTTTTTTAGGAAATAATGCCCAGCAATTGTTTGAAATGACTCGTCTAAGTAAGTCGGGGTAA
- a CDS encoding acetyl ornithine aminotransferase family protein, whose product MLSIPINLNLPRTPNLITSLPGPRAQAIVQRDRAVTSPSYTRDYPLVVSRGQGCMVEDVDGNVFLDMTAGIAVTATGHAHPEVVKAIQEQSARLLHMSGTDFYYEPMVELAEQLAIRAPFPQPQSNAVFPAKVFFTNSGAESNEGAIKLARYYTKRSLIVAFLGAFHGRTYGAMSLTGSKAVQRANFGPLVPGVTHIPYGTHASLDYLEQQLFTTILPPQEVAAIVVEAIQGEGGYIVPEDGFLQRIREICDRHSILMIVDEVQAGMGRTGRLFAIEHWGVMPDIITTAKGIASGMPLGAILARPELMTWPPGSHATTFGGNPVACAAGIVTLRLLESGLMANATQMGELLQASLTKLHQRFPRVSPPRGKGLMVAVDLLDEVGNLDHKLRDRIIQEAFLRGLLLLGCGKAAIRFCPPLVIDSDQIQIALEIISDILSF is encoded by the coding sequence ATGTTAAGTATCCCTATTAACTTAAATTTACCTCGTACACCCAATTTAATAACTTCCTTACCTGGGCCTCGCGCTCAAGCAATTGTACAACGCGATCGCGCCGTAACTTCCCCTTCTTATACCCGTGATTACCCGTTAGTTGTATCTCGCGGTCAGGGCTGTATGGTAGAAGATGTTGATGGCAATGTATTTCTGGATATGACCGCAGGTATTGCCGTCACCGCCACCGGACACGCTCACCCGGAAGTCGTCAAGGCAATTCAAGAACAGTCGGCGCGTCTGTTGCACATGTCAGGAACAGATTTTTATTATGAGCCGATGGTGGAACTAGCGGAACAGTTAGCGATTCGCGCTCCCTTTCCCCAGCCACAAAGTAATGCTGTGTTTCCCGCAAAAGTATTTTTCACCAATTCTGGGGCAGAATCTAACGAAGGAGCAATTAAACTAGCTCGATATTACACAAAGCGATCGCTAATAGTGGCATTCTTAGGTGCATTTCACGGACGCACTTATGGAGCAATGTCTCTGACTGGTTCCAAAGCAGTGCAACGAGCTAACTTTGGGCCTTTAGTTCCTGGGGTAACTCATATACCCTACGGCACTCACGCTAGCTTAGATTACTTGGAACAACAGCTATTTACGACGATTTTACCACCGCAAGAAGTAGCGGCGATCGTCGTCGAAGCGATTCAAGGAGAAGGTGGATATATCGTACCCGAAGATGGTTTTTTGCAGCGAATTCGGGAGATATGCGATCGCCACAGTATTCTGATGATAGTGGATGAAGTACAAGCGGGGATGGGGCGGACTGGTCGCTTATTTGCGATCGAGCATTGGGGCGTGATGCCTGATATCATTACCACAGCTAAAGGTATTGCCAGTGGTATGCCTTTGGGAGCGATACTTGCCAGACCAGAATTAATGACTTGGCCTCCCGGTTCTCACGCTACTACATTTGGTGGTAATCCTGTAGCTTGTGCTGCTGGTATTGTCACACTGCGACTCTTGGAAAGTGGTTTGATGGCAAACGCTACCCAAATGGGCGAATTATTACAAGCTAGTCTTACCAAGTTGCATCAAAGATTTCCGAGAGTATCGCCGCCACGAGGTAAGGGTTTGATGGTAGCGGTGGATTTATTAGATGAAGTGGGTAATCTCGATCATAAATTACGCGATCGCATTATCCAAGAAGCTTTTTTACGCGGTTTATTATTGCTAGGTTGCGGTAAAGCCGCAATTCGTTTCTGTCCTCCTCTAGTTATCGACAGTGACCAAATTCAGATAGCCCTTGAGATTATCAGCGATATCTTAAGTTTTTAG
- a CDS encoding alpha-D-glucose phosphate-specific phosphoglucomutase — MNIRKVSTTPLSDQKPGTSGLRKAVKAFQQPHYLENFIQSIFDSVGDLQGQTLVVGGDGRYYNRPAIQIILRMAAANGIGRIKVGQKGILSTPATSAIIRKYQAIGGIILSASHNPGGPNGDFGVKYNISNGGPAPEKVTEAIYDRTKVIDSYQILEAPDVDLETLGESHLGETVIEVIDSVHDYQELMESLFDFDRIHQLLTSRNFRISIDALHAVAGPYAHAIFEERLGAPVGTVQNGIPLEDFGGGHPDPNLVYAHDLVDILYGENAPDFGAAFDGDGDRNMILGRKFFVTPSDSLAVLAANAKLVPGYSSGLAGVARSMPTSQAVDRVAAQIGIESYETPTGWKFFGNLLDARKATLCGEESFGTGSNHIREKDGLWAVLFWLNILAVRQQSVEQIVREHWQTYGRNYYSRHDYEEIETVPANTLIERLRSLLPNLKGKQFGNYQVKYSDDFSYTDPVDGSISEKQGVRIGFTDGSRIVVRLSGTGTQGATLRVYLESYEPDPAKHDLDPQQALAPLITIVEEIAQIRELTGREQPTVIT, encoded by the coding sequence ATGAACATCCGTAAAGTCTCTACTACACCCTTAAGCGATCAAAAGCCTGGTACTTCTGGGCTGCGGAAAGCAGTTAAAGCTTTTCAGCAACCACACTACCTGGAAAATTTTATCCAATCCATCTTTGATTCTGTCGGGGATTTGCAGGGACAAACCTTAGTTGTGGGTGGTGATGGGCGTTATTACAATCGCCCAGCCATTCAAATCATTTTGAGAATGGCGGCGGCCAATGGCATTGGGCGAATTAAAGTTGGTCAAAAGGGGATTTTGTCTACTCCTGCAACTTCCGCTATTATTCGCAAGTACCAAGCTATTGGCGGCATCATCTTATCTGCTAGTCATAATCCGGGCGGGCCAAATGGTGACTTTGGTGTGAAATATAACATTAGTAACGGTGGACCAGCACCAGAAAAGGTGACAGAGGCGATCTACGATCGCACTAAAGTAATTGATAGCTACCAAATTCTAGAAGCGCCAGATGTAGATTTAGAAACCTTGGGTGAGTCACATTTGGGAGAGACGGTAATTGAGGTGATTGACTCCGTACATGATTATCAAGAATTAATGGAGTCGTTATTTGATTTCGATCGCATTCACCAACTGTTAACAAGCAGAAATTTTCGGATTAGCATCGATGCCTTACATGCGGTGGCTGGCCCATACGCCCATGCCATTTTCGAGGAACGTTTGGGCGCACCAGTGGGAACTGTGCAAAATGGTATACCTTTAGAAGACTTTGGGGGCGGACACCCTGATCCAAATCTGGTTTATGCTCATGATTTGGTGGATATTTTGTACGGTGAGAATGCGCCCGACTTTGGAGCAGCTTTTGATGGAGATGGCGATCGCAATATGATCTTAGGGCGTAAGTTCTTTGTCACACCTAGCGATAGCCTCGCAGTGTTAGCCGCAAACGCCAAGCTAGTTCCTGGTTATAGTTCGGGTTTAGCAGGGGTAGCGCGATCGATGCCTACTAGTCAAGCAGTAGATCGAGTTGCGGCTCAAATTGGCATTGAATCTTATGAAACTCCCACTGGCTGGAAGTTTTTCGGCAATCTTTTAGATGCACGTAAAGCTACTCTTTGCGGTGAAGAAAGCTTTGGTACCGGTTCTAACCATATCCGCGAAAAAGATGGGCTATGGGCTGTTCTCTTTTGGCTGAATATCCTAGCAGTCCGGCAGCAATCCGTTGAGCAGATTGTCCGGGAACACTGGCAGACTTATGGACGCAATTATTACTCCCGTCATGACTATGAAGAGATAGAGACAGTACCAGCTAACACCTTAATCGAAAGACTGCGTTCCTTACTGCCAAACCTTAAAGGCAAGCAGTTCGGTAACTATCAAGTTAAATACAGTGATGACTTTAGTTATACTGACCCTGTTGATGGCAGTATTAGCGAAAAACAAGGTGTTCGCATTGGCTTTACCGATGGCTCCCGCATTGTGGTGCGACTTTCTGGTACTGGTACTCAAGGTGCGACTCTGAGAGTTTACCTAGAAAGCTACGAGCCAGATCCCGCCAAACATGACCTCGATCCACAGCAAGCACTTGCTCCTTTAATCACTATTGTTGAGGAGATAGCCCAGATCCGCGAATTGACAGGACGAGAACAGCCAACTGTAATCACCTAA
- a CDS encoding PAS domain S-box protein has translation MYTEELEHEILFLRQQNAELKKQLAKSTSEFSARITQLEQKLKESKQLLQSDRQAELAELLALFNAIQDVILILDAEGRYLKIAPSGAPLLYQPPAELLGKSIHEVFPSAFADSFLGCIQQALKTKKAVKIEYSLPIGDRDVWFEASISPMSEDTVVCVARDISDVYNELLLRKAAEAALIQQETRYRNIFETVNDGISVIDLDTGKIVAANPAFYQMHGYSQAEFLQLIPTDFIHPDYFHIFGKFIKSIKKGDEFHTQAVDIRKDGTYLDIEVTGKLLSYNGKPHALSVVRDISERKQAEQEQRRLLAILEATTDIVGMADAAGNNCYLNKAGQKILDIPASETNKFHISEVVGLSILEEFQNQIIPTVVREGIWSGESIFRCCNGEEFPVSQVLIAHKNEQGEVEFFSTIARDIRDRQQIEAQLRQQAEDLAQTLQELQRTQAQMIQAEKMSSLGQLVAGVAHEINNPVNFIHGNLSHLEEHTQDLLRLVHLYQSSNVPEFQNGSCYPAGTLRASLCEEIDLEFIQADLPKILNSMKVGTQRIRQIVLSLRTFSRMDEAEFKAVDIHESIDSTLMILQHRLKEKPDFPEIHVSKNYSYLPLVECYAGQLNQVFMNILANAIDALEERTDNEVSPPKITIHTALIDSNWVKIAIADNGLGMPEKVEKQVFNPFFTTKPVGKGTGMGMSISYQIITEKHAGKLACYSKLGQGTEFVIAIPIRH, from the coding sequence ATGTATACTGAAGAACTAGAACATGAAATACTCTTTCTTCGTCAGCAAAATGCTGAATTAAAGAAGCAATTAGCAAAATCCACCAGTGAATTCAGTGCAAGAATCACTCAACTAGAACAAAAACTCAAAGAATCAAAACAACTATTACAAAGCGATCGCCAAGCAGAATTAGCCGAATTATTGGCATTGTTTAACGCCATACAAGATGTAATTCTTATCCTTGATGCAGAAGGACGCTACCTGAAAATTGCTCCTAGCGGCGCGCCTTTACTATACCAACCACCTGCGGAACTACTAGGCAAAAGCATCCACGAAGTTTTTCCTTCTGCTTTTGCAGACTCTTTTCTCGGTTGTATTCAACAGGCACTAAAAACCAAGAAAGCTGTCAAAATCGAATATAGTTTACCCATTGGCGATCGCGATGTTTGGTTTGAGGCGAGTATTTCGCCAATGAGCGAGGATACTGTTGTTTGTGTAGCAAGAGATATTAGCGATGTCTACAACGAGCTTCTCTTACGCAAAGCGGCTGAGGCAGCCCTAATTCAACAAGAAACTCGCTATCGCAACATTTTTGAGACTGTGAATGATGGCATCAGTGTTATTGATTTAGATACTGGTAAAATTGTCGCTGCTAATCCGGCTTTTTATCAGATGCATGGCTATTCTCAAGCAGAATTTTTGCAATTAATTCCTACAGATTTCATCCATCCCGATTATTTTCATATATTCGGGAAATTTATCAAATCAATTAAAAAAGGAGATGAATTTCACACTCAGGCTGTAGACATCCGCAAAGATGGTACTTACCTTGATATAGAAGTTACAGGCAAACTTTTGAGCTACAATGGCAAACCCCATGCACTTTCAGTAGTACGAGATATTAGCGAGCGTAAACAAGCAGAACAAGAGCAAAGAAGACTGCTAGCGATTCTGGAAGCCACAACTGACATCGTGGGTATGGCTGATGCAGCCGGAAATAATTGCTACCTAAACAAAGCAGGGCAGAAGATTTTAGATATTCCCGCCTCAGAAACTAACAAGTTTCATATTAGTGAGGTTGTAGGACTATCGATATTAGAGGAATTCCAGAATCAGATCATACCTACCGTAGTTCGAGAAGGAATTTGGTCTGGAGAATCTATATTTCGCTGTTGCAATGGTGAAGAGTTTCCAGTTTCTCAAGTACTGATTGCCCATAAAAATGAACAGGGCGAAGTCGAATTCTTCTCAACCATAGCCCGTGACATCCGCGATCGCCAACAAATCGAAGCCCAACTTAGACAACAAGCAGAAGATTTAGCCCAAACTCTGCAAGAACTCCAACGCACCCAAGCACAAATGATTCAGGCAGAAAAAATGTCCAGTCTAGGCCAACTGGTTGCCGGAGTTGCCCATGAAATCAACAACCCTGTCAATTTTATCCACGGTAATCTCAGCCATCTTGAAGAACATACCCAAGATTTATTACGACTAGTTCACCTATATCAATCCAGTAACGTTCCTGAATTTCAGAACGGCAGTTGCTACCCTGCGGGAACTTTAAGAGCATCTTTATGTGAGGAAATCGACTTAGAGTTCATTCAAGCAGATTTACCCAAAATCTTAAATTCAATGAAAGTCGGCACTCAACGCATCCGGCAGATTGTCTTGTCATTGCGTACCTTCTCGCGCATGGATGAAGCCGAATTTAAAGCGGTGGACATTCATGAAAGCATAGATAGTACTTTAATGATTTTGCAACATCGTCTTAAAGAAAAGCCAGATTTTCCTGAAATTCATGTGAGCAAAAACTACAGTTACTTACCTTTAGTAGAATGCTACGCCGGACAACTCAATCAGGTATTTATGAATATTTTGGCAAATGCTATTGATGCCTTAGAAGAAAGAACAGACAATGAAGTTTCTCCACCCAAAATTACCATTCATACTGCATTAATTGATTCTAATTGGGTAAAAATTGCCATCGCTGACAATGGTTTAGGAATGCCAGAAAAAGTTGAAAAACAGGTTTTTAATCCATTTTTTACCACCAAACCTGTGGGTAAGGGAACAGGTATGGGAATGTCTATTAGTTATCAAATAATTACCGAAAAACATGCTGGCAAATTGGCATGTTACTCAAAACTAGGACAGGGAACAGAGTTTGTGATTGCAATTCCAATTCGGCACTAG